In Cicer arietinum cultivar CDC Frontier isolate Library 1 chromosome 1, Cicar.CDCFrontier_v2.0, whole genome shotgun sequence, one DNA window encodes the following:
- the LOC101503659 gene encoding pathogenesis-related protein 1-like — protein sequence MTHQAPSIKNQSFLNMPKPTISFVLLPLISILISTSTQISHAQNSPQDYLKIHNKARSEVGVGPIYWASTVASYAQNYANQLKGNCKMVHSKGPYGENLAWSSGDLTATSAVTMWVGEKQYYDYNTNTCSNGYKCGHYTQVVWRDSIRLGCAKVKCNDGRSTIISCNYDPPGNYIGQRPFDFTPFEVPLSFKHGGFYDN from the coding sequence ATGACTCACCAAGCACCATCCATCAAAAACCAAAGTTTTCTCAACATGCCAAAACCAACAATCTCATTTGTTCTTCTTCCTCTTATATCAATCCTAATATCCACATCAACACAAATCTCACATGCTCAAAACTCACCACAAGACTACCTCAAGATTCACAACAAAGCACGTTCCGAAGTTGGTGTTGGCCCAATATATTGGGCATCAACCGTTGCTTCCTATGCACAAAACTATGCAAACCAATTAAAGGGAAATTGCAAAATGGTACATTCAAAAGGTCCATATGGTGAAAATTTAGCATGGAGTAGTGGTGACCTTACAGCAACATCAGCTGTTACCATGTGGGTTGGAGAAAAGCAATACTATGATTACAACACTAACACATGTTCTAATGGTTATAAATGTGGACATTATACTCAAGTTGTTTGGCGCGATTCGATTAGGCTTGGATGCGCTAAAGTCAAATGTAACGACGGTCGAAGCACTATTATTAGTTGTAATTATGATCCTCCTGGTAATTATATTGGGCAGAGGCCTTTTGATTTTACTCCTTTTGAAGTGCCATTGAGTTTCAAACATGGTGgtttttatgataattaa
- the LOC101503988 gene encoding uncharacterized protein — protein MAAGTMATAAGAAVVLYYVSRRLAKKEDEEEEDHADGDVSKSSRSVRRRRISRRPAQAPATLLESIVTLSETLRFTYSETLGKWPIGDLAFGINYFMRKQGNLAVASVYAGSDCVQLKGDEIIVELYELLRLLTLCMLFSKKPFPVFLDSAGFTLEDVLIQKPKAGLLKPAFTIIRDTQSKCLLLLIRGTHSIKDTLTAATGAVVPFHHSVLNDGGIGNLVLGYAHCGMVAAARWIAKLCTPTLLKALGECPDFEVKVVGHSLGGGTAALLTYILREQKEFSSSTCVTFAPAACLTWELAESGKHFITTIINGSDLVPTFSTSSIDDLRYEVTASSWLNDLRDQVEHTKVLNVVYRSATALGSRLPTISSAKARVAGAGAILWPVTSGTQVMMKRAQSVAEAVVRTRSSLSSWSCMSARRRNVGPSPKSDTEGLTERVESLLTKEAAIESVLTDDPNSSSGGSGHDDTXXXXXXXXXNQDITTSTVDDITEGQLWYEIEKELQKQDNTIDIHAQEEVAAAAKEITEEENQLVDAAECSNSITTSDNMDSHRFYPPGRIMHIVSMSSSDNSNSNSDDPIEEHVCLYETPRELYSKLRLSKTMINDHYMPMYKKMMELLIRDLEKDSNCNNLM, from the exons ATGGCGGCGGGGACAATGGCGACGGCGGCCGGAGCTGCGGTAGTGTTGTATTACGTTAGTCGGAGACTTGCGAAGAAGGAGGACGAGGAAGAAGAGGATCATGCTGATGGCGATGTGTCGAAATCGAGTAGATCGGTTCGGAGGAGGAGGATTTCCCGGAGACCAGCTCAGGCTCCGGCGACTTTGCTTGAATCGATCGTTACTTTGTCGGAGACTTTGCGGTTTACTTATTCAGAGACCCTTGGAAAATGGCCTATTGGTGATTTAGCTTTTGGGATCAATTACTTCATGCGTAAACAG GGTAATTTGGCAGTTGCAAGTGTATATGCTGGAAGTGATTGTGTGCAACTAAAAGGAGATGAAATTATTGTGGAATTGTATGAGCTTTTGAGGCTGTTGACATTGTGTATGCTTTTTTCCAAGAAGCCATTTCCTGTGTTTTTAGATTCAGCTGGATTCACACTGGAAGATGTTCTCATACAGAAGCCTAAAGCTGGG CTTCTGAAGCCCGCTTTCACAATTATACGTGATACACAGTCAAAATGTTTACTTCTATTGATCCGGGGCACTCATAGCATAAAAGACACACTGACAGCTGCAACCGGTGCTGTCGTACCCTTCCATCATTCGGTTTTAAATGATGGTGGGATAGGCAACTTGGTTTTAGGATATGCACACTGTGGTATGGTTGCTGCTGCTCGATGGATTGCAAAGCTCTGTACTCCTACCCTATTAAAGGCTCTTGGTGAATGTCCAGACTTCGAAGTCAAG GTTGTCGGGCACTCACTTGGCGGTGGTACTGCTGCACTGCTAACATATATTCTGAGAGAGCAGAAAGAGTTCTCATCAAGCACTTGTGTCACATTTGCCCCAG CTGCTTGTCTGACATGGGAGTTAGCCGAATCGGGAAAACATTTCATCACTACCATTATAAATGGTTCTGACTTAGTGCCCACATTTTCAACTTCCTCTATTGATGATCTCCGATATGAG GTTACCGCATCCTCTTGGTTAAATGATTTACGGGATCAGGTTGAACATACAAAGGTCCTGAATGTTGTCTACCGCTCTGCAACCGCGCTTGGATCTCGCTTACCAACTATATCTAGTGCGAAAGCTAGGGTAGCTGGCGCAGGTGCTATTCTGTGGCCAGTAACCAGTGGCACTCAG GTTATGATGAAGCGTGCACAGAGTGTTGCAGAAGCTGTTGTCAGGACTCGTTCATCATTGTCATCATGGTCTTGCATGAGTGCCCGTCGCCGAAATGTTGGTCCATCACCAAAATCTGATACAGAAGGCTTAACCGAAAGAGTTGAGTCTCTTTTGACCAAAGAAGCAGCAATAGAATCTGTGCTTACGGACGATCCCAATTCCTCAAGCGGAGGTTCAGGTCATGATGACAC NNNNNNNNNNNNNNNNNNNNNNNNNNNNAATCAAGACATTACCACATCCACTGTAGATGACATAACAGAAGGCCAGTTATGGTATGAAATAGAGAAGGAGCTTCAAAAGCAGGATAATACCATTGACATTCATGCTCAGGAAGAAGTGGCAGCAGCAGCAAAAGAGATCACTGAAGAAGAGAATCAACTTGTTGATGCTGCAGAATGCAGTAATTCAATCACAACATCTGATAACATGGATAGCCATCGATTTTATCCCCCAGGAAGAATCATGCATATTGTGTCTATGTCTTCATCTGATAATTCGAATTCAAATTCTGATGATCCTATAGAAGAACATGTTTGCTTATACGAAACACCGAGAGAGTTGTACAGCAAGCTTAGACTTTCAAAAACGATGATAAATGACCATTACATGCCAATGTATAAGAAGATGATGGAATTATTAATCCGAGATCTAGAGAAAGATAGcaattgtaataatttaatgtGA
- the LOC101504309 gene encoding uncharacterized protein → MNIGAAASLTLQQQLSPFLPLASRACNQSATLSFSSPPLLSLSKTRQILSLSAMSSSPITFTELIDDSHFDSILSPDALISICGFGSLLSERSARSTFPDLLNFRVAKLNHFRRVFAHVAPVFFERGIAKPETMEISSLSVEQCEGETLVVTVFEIRKSEIPDFIKREVEFRFLAVLPETLDGKSFDFPAVLCARYSDEEFFNIRCKGNKEIFFQQYGRWNIDKIWRDDVLPCRVYLRHCVLAAKNLGDKAYNNFLDHTYLADRKTTIREYLATTGFGIMEEEPPESLKFRYGG, encoded by the exons ATGAACATCGGCGCTGCTGCTTCCTTAACCTTACAACAACAACTATCACCCTTTCTCCCACTCGCATCCCGCGCGTGCAATCAAAGCGCCACTCTCTCCTTCTCTTCACCTCCTCTTCTCTCTCTTTCTAAAACCCGCCAAATACTCTCTCTATCCGCCATGTCTTCTTCTCCGATCACCTTCACGGAACTCATCGACGACTCTCACTTCGACTCAATCCTCTCTCCCGACGCTCTCATCTCCATTTGTGGCTTTGGCTCTCTCCTCTCCG AGCGGAGCGCACGAAGCACTTTCCCCGATTTGCTCAATTTCAGAGTTGCAAAGTTGAATCACTTCCGTCGCGTATTCGCTCATGTTGCTCCCGTTTTCTTTGAACGCGGTATTGCCAAACCAGAAACTATG gaGATTTCAAGCTTGAGTGTGGAACAATGTGAAGGAGAAACTCTTGTTGTAACAGTGTTTGAGATAAGAAAATCAGAG ATTCCAGATTTTATCAAGAGGGAGGTTGAGTTTCGGTTTCTTGCT GTTCTTCCTGAAACGCTTGATGGCAAGTCTTTTGATTTTCCTGCG GTACTTTGTGCCCGGTATAGTGATGAGGAATTTTTCAATATTAGATGTAAAG GAAACAAGGAGATTTTTTTTCAGCAATATGGAAGGTGgaatattgataaaatttgGAGAGACGATGTTTTGCCTTGCCGTGTATATCTTCGACACTG tgtactGGCAGCAAAGAATCTTGGTGACAAAGCCTACAACAACTTTTTGGATCACACCTATCTTGCGGATCGTAAAACAACCATTCGTGAATACTTGGCAACAACAGGTTTTGGCATAATGGAAGAGGAACCCCCTGAATCCCTCAAGTTCCGCTATGGTGGTTGA